In the genome of Porphyrobacter sp. ULC335, one region contains:
- a CDS encoding sigma-54 interaction domain-containing protein — MAAGIARSGKIAITLDHSDSPALALTGANRLSLAYDPAALPEARAALIAASAQGGWPVAGDPQSLALLTLAERIAASNIPVLLEGPTGTGKEVLAQFVHRLSARADGPFVAVNCAAMPEAMLEALLFGHKKGAFTGAAEAAEGLFRAADGGTLLLDEIGELPLALQSKMLRTLQEGEVLPLGATKPVKVDVRVVAATNRNLAAEVEAGRFREDLLYRLNVFPLTLPALRDRPGDIAPLAFAMLLRHAPASGEPGWITREALDALETHAWPGNVRELENVIRRALLLAGDAAAILPEHIVFDTAVRAVPESAVPPLARVATAQSLSDVAFASEARAIIDTLSRNGGNRAATARTLGISERTLRYRLASMRGAGMLAAGGAA; from the coding sequence ATGGCTGCCGGGATTGCGCGCAGCGGCAAGATCGCCATAACGCTCGATCATTCAGACAGCCCCGCGCTGGCGCTGACAGGAGCGAACCGCCTTTCGCTTGCCTATGATCCCGCCGCCCTGCCCGAAGCGCGCGCGGCACTGATCGCGGCCTCGGCGCAAGGGGGCTGGCCCGTCGCGGGCGATCCCCAGTCGCTGGCGCTGCTGACTCTGGCAGAGCGCATCGCGGCGAGTAACATTCCCGTCCTGCTCGAAGGCCCGACCGGCACCGGCAAGGAAGTGCTGGCGCAGTTCGTGCACCGGTTGTCGGCCCGCGCCGATGGCCCGTTTGTCGCGGTCAATTGCGCCGCCATGCCCGAAGCGATGCTGGAAGCGCTGTTGTTTGGCCACAAGAAGGGTGCCTTCACCGGCGCGGCGGAAGCGGCCGAGGGGCTGTTCCGCGCGGCTGATGGCGGCACGCTGCTGCTCGACGAGATCGGCGAGCTGCCGCTGGCCTTGCAATCGAAGATGCTGCGCACGCTTCAGGAAGGCGAGGTGCTGCCGCTGGGCGCGACCAAGCCGGTGAAGGTCGATGTGCGCGTGGTTGCCGCCACCAACCGCAACCTTGCCGCCGAGGTCGAGGCCGGGCGCTTCCGCGAAGACCTGCTCTACCGCCTCAACGTCTTCCCCCTGACGCTGCCCGCGCTGCGCGACCGGCCGGGCGATATCGCGCCGCTCGCCTTTGCGATGCTGCTCCGCCACGCGCCTGCTTCCGGCGAACCGGGATGGATCACGCGCGAGGCGCTGGACGCGCTTGAGACCCACGCCTGGCCGGGCAATGTCCGCGAGCTGGAGAACGTCATCCGCCGCGCGCTGCTGCTGGCAGGCGATGCAGCGGCGATCTTGCCGGAGCATATCGTCTTCGACACGGCGGTACGCGCCGTGCCGGAAAGCGCCGTCCCGCCGCTGGCCCGCGTGGCCACGGCACAATCGCTGTCCGATGTTGCCTTCGCCTCCGAAGCGCGGGCAATCATCGATACCCTCAGCCGCAATGGCGGCAACCGCGCGGCGACCGCGCGCACGCTGGGCATATCGGAGCGCACGCTGCGCTACCGCCTCGCCTCGATGCGCGGCGCAGGCATGCTGGCCGCCGGAGGTGCGGCATGA
- the fliE gene encoding flagellar hook-basal body complex protein FliE gives MSALRVGFGVEDVMALRSQVLARSAALRDVRAASEAGQAFAPAKAPGAGFADTLNNALKQVNAVQAHSSQMQVAYERGAVTDIAQVMLARQEAGVAFEATLQVRNKLLNAYQDIMRMGG, from the coding sequence ATGAGCGCGCTTCGGGTTGGGTTCGGCGTCGAGGACGTGATGGCGCTGCGCAGTCAGGTGCTCGCCCGCAGCGCCGCCTTGCGCGATGTGCGCGCGGCGAGCGAGGCAGGCCAGGCATTCGCCCCGGCCAAGGCGCCGGGGGCAGGCTTTGCCGATACGCTCAACAACGCGCTGAAGCAGGTGAACGCGGTGCAGGCGCATTCGTCGCAGATGCAGGTCGCCTATGAACGCGGCGCGGTGACCGACATCGCACAGGTGATGCTGGCGCGGCAGGAGGCGGGCGTGGCCTTCGAAGCGACGTTGCAGGTGCGCAACAAGCTGCTCAACGCCTATCAAGACATCATGCGGATGGGGGGCTGA
- the fliF gene encoding flagellar basal-body MS-ring/collar protein FliF codes for MADALPVPADPAGLPLAPATGWRTMLPPQMAGFASQPALARALPALAGLGAVAAAAALWMTISAGPDRVLYTSLTDAERAKVVATLETGGIAYSIDNSTGALSVSENDVYRAKMLVASDAGIAAPEGAEAMLDAMPLGTSRTLEGERLRLARERELMLTIKEIDGIESVRVHLATPERSVFVRENNAPSASVMVRLVGGRSLSPDQVSAIVNLVGASVPGLNADAVRVVDQNGRLLSDPRTAEGEGLNLQREHEAKLREQVDALLLPLLGEGNFSAQVQVELDKSEVTTARETYEKEGVVRAESERNATRTGAGPAGGVPGVTANTPPPQAQLVDGAPQPAPPATATSTDTETATDRNYELGREVAVTTAGPGSLKKLSVAVAVSDAALKKAAPMTAQQLEALVSAAVGANVQRGDMVEVVASKFEPADLEPPAFYEEPWFAMLVRYGTALIAVLLVLMLAVRPLIGKLKGKGDKPAAPAAEDAPLTVTGEDEAAQDNGTALDASGNGVPIGDLPRQVELARRLAASQPERAVEALQRMLEAPEPRGPEADAA; via the coding sequence ATGGCCGATGCTCTGCCCGTTCCCGCCGATCCCGCGGGTCTTCCCCTTGCCCCTGCCACCGGCTGGCGCACCATGCTGCCCCCGCAGATGGCCGGCTTTGCCAGCCAGCCCGCGCTGGCCCGCGCGCTGCCCGCGCTGGCGGGTCTGGGCGCGGTCGCGGCGGCCGCTGCGCTGTGGATGACGATCTCTGCTGGCCCAGACCGCGTGCTCTACACCAGTCTGACCGACGCCGAGCGTGCCAAGGTTGTCGCAACGCTCGAAACCGGCGGGATCGCCTATTCGATCGACAACTCCACCGGCGCGCTCTCGGTTTCGGAGAACGATGTCTACCGCGCCAAGATGCTGGTTGCGAGCGATGCCGGGATCGCCGCGCCCGAAGGGGCCGAAGCCATGCTCGACGCGATGCCGCTCGGCACCTCGCGCACGCTGGAGGGTGAACGCCTGCGGTTGGCGCGCGAGCGCGAGCTGATGCTGACGATCAAGGAGATCGACGGGATCGAGTCTGTCCGTGTCCACCTCGCCACGCCCGAACGCTCGGTGTTCGTGCGCGAGAACAATGCGCCCTCAGCCTCGGTCATGGTGCGGCTGGTGGGCGGGCGCAGCCTTTCGCCCGATCAGGTCAGCGCGATTGTCAATCTGGTGGGGGCTTCGGTGCCGGGGCTCAATGCCGATGCGGTGCGGGTGGTCGACCAGAATGGCCGCCTGCTGTCCGATCCGCGCACGGCCGAAGGCGAGGGCCTGAACCTCCAGCGCGAGCATGAGGCCAAGCTGCGCGAACAGGTTGATGCGCTGCTGCTCCCCCTGCTGGGCGAGGGCAATTTCTCGGCGCAGGTGCAAGTCGAACTCGACAAAAGCGAAGTCACCACCGCGCGCGAGACTTACGAGAAGGAAGGCGTGGTCCGTGCCGAAAGCGAGCGCAATGCGACCCGCACCGGCGCAGGCCCGGCGGGCGGCGTTCCCGGCGTGACCGCCAACACGCCGCCGCCGCAGGCGCAGCTGGTCGACGGCGCACCCCAGCCCGCACCGCCTGCCACCGCGACGTCGACCGACACCGAAACCGCGACCGACCGCAATTATGAACTGGGCCGCGAGGTGGCCGTGACCACTGCCGGACCGGGTAGCCTCAAGAAACTCTCGGTCGCGGTCGCGGTCAGCGATGCCGCCTTGAAGAAAGCCGCGCCGATGACCGCGCAGCAGCTCGAAGCGCTGGTCAGCGCCGCCGTGGGCGCAAACGTCCAGCGCGGCGACATGGTCGAAGTGGTGGCAAGCAAGTTCGAACCCGCCGATCTTGAGCCGCCTGCCTTCTACGAGGAACCCTGGTTCGCGATGCTGGTGCGGTACGGCACGGCGCTGATCGCTGTGCTGCTGGTTCTGATGCTGGCGGTGCGCCCGCTGATCGGCAAGCTCAAGGGCAAGGGCGACAAGCCTGCCGCGCCTGCCGCCGAGGATGCGCCGCTGACGGTGACCGGCGAGGATGAGGCAGCGCAGGACAATGGCACTGCGCTCGATGCGTCCGGCAACGGCGTTCCGATTGGCGATCTGCCGCGCCAGGTTGAACTCGCACGGCGGCTCGCTGCCAGCCAGCCCGAACGCGCGGTCGAGGCGCTCCAGCGGATGCTCGAAGCGCCCGAACCGCGCGGGCCCGAGGCGGATGCGGCATGA
- the fliG gene encoding flagellar motor switch protein FliG, with product MMSDTALTQTQSTLLNRIDRAAVFLMLLGDEEATGILARLSPGELEKLGAAMMALGEIDQPHMAEALADFAGEASREMLPMRGRTDRLRTLLDKALGPARADSMMQRIEPDAAPRSLELAKWLAPGVLVRLILDEHPQVIAALLLLIEPEPAAEVLAMLPLELQSLVVERVAKSGAISGTAIATIDTLLTQRIAATYGTAALMLGGPREAANLINLAAGELRNTVIPAIAERDAPLAERIEEELFTFEMLFVLDPMSMGRLLRDVDNEKLVDALKGLKEAQRTPFFAAMSSRAADGVRDEIELRGRLAKSDVAAAQKAIVEIARGLADAGEIVIGSGNGEFV from the coding sequence ATGATGTCCGATACCGCCCTGACCCAGACCCAGTCCACGCTGCTCAACCGGATTGACCGCGCCGCGGTGTTCCTGATGCTGCTCGGTGACGAGGAAGCGACCGGGATCCTTGCGCGCCTCTCCCCCGGCGAGCTTGAAAAGCTGGGCGCCGCAATGATGGCGCTGGGCGAGATCGACCAGCCGCACATGGCCGAAGCGCTCGCCGATTTCGCGGGCGAGGCATCGCGCGAGATGCTGCCGATGCGTGGCCGGACGGACCGTCTGCGCACGCTGCTCGACAAGGCCCTCGGCCCGGCACGCGCGGACAGCATGATGCAGCGTATCGAGCCTGATGCCGCGCCGCGCAGTCTGGAGCTTGCCAAGTGGCTCGCGCCCGGCGTGCTGGTGCGCCTGATCCTTGACGAACACCCGCAGGTGATCGCCGCGCTGCTGCTGCTGATCGAACCCGAACCCGCTGCCGAAGTGCTCGCCATGCTCCCGCTCGAACTGCAATCGCTGGTGGTGGAGCGCGTGGCAAAAAGCGGCGCGATTTCGGGCACCGCCATCGCCACCATCGACACGCTGCTGACCCAGCGCATTGCTGCCACCTATGGCACGGCAGCGCTGATGCTGGGCGGGCCGCGCGAGGCGGCGAACCTTATCAACCTGGCCGCTGGCGAACTGCGCAACACGGTCATCCCCGCGATTGCCGAGCGCGATGCGCCGCTGGCCGAGCGGATCGAGGAGGAGCTGTTCACCTTCGAAATGCTGTTCGTGCTCGATCCGATGTCGATGGGCCGCCTGCTGCGCGATGTCGACAACGAGAAGCTGGTCGATGCATTGAAGGGCCTCAAGGAAGCGCAACGCACGCCCTTCTTCGCCGCCATGTCGAGCCGCGCGGCGGACGGCGTTCGCGACGAGATCGAACTGCGCGGCCGCCTCGCCAAGAGCGATGTCGCCGCGGCGCAGAAGGCAATTGTCGAGATCGCACGCGGCCTCGCCGATGCGGGAGAGATCGTGATCGGAAGCGGCAATGGCGAATTCGTCTGA
- a CDS encoding flagellar assembly protein FliH, giving the protein MANSSDWLGAFAGDDVVELETGAPGWLGLLDAGGGFREALPFGAPESLVPPPAPEPLVADPLAEAMARAFAEGEAAGRAAAEAEAEAHATRQRALRLNFRAMDEAAIGVLADDLAATVLHLCDSVLGEAARDADALRERCIAAARRIGGAADTLVLHLHPDDIALQGEEALAMMRLAPDPALEPGSVVIEGPEGTISDGPAEWRRAIAAALRL; this is encoded by the coding sequence ATGGCGAATTCGTCTGATTGGCTCGGCGCGTTCGCCGGGGACGATGTCGTGGAGCTGGAGACGGGCGCACCGGGTTGGCTCGGACTGTTGGACGCGGGCGGGGGCTTCCGCGAGGCGCTGCCGTTTGGTGCGCCAGAAAGCCTTGTCCCGCCGCCTGCGCCGGAACCTCTGGTGGCCGATCCGCTCGCCGAAGCGATGGCGCGTGCCTTTGCCGAGGGCGAAGCGGCCGGACGCGCCGCCGCCGAGGCCGAAGCCGAGGCGCACGCCACCCGGCAGCGGGCATTGCGGTTGAACTTCCGCGCGATGGATGAAGCGGCCATTGGCGTGCTCGCCGATGATCTGGCCGCGACCGTGCTTCACCTGTGCGACAGTGTGCTGGGCGAAGCGGCACGCGATGCGGACGCCTTGCGTGAACGTTGCATCGCCGCTGCTCGGCGGATCGGCGGCGCGGCCGATACGCTGGTGCTGCATCTCCATCCCGATGACATTGCCCTTCAGGGCGAAGAGGCGCTCGCCATGATGAGGCTTGCGCCCGACCCGGCGCTTGAGCCGGGCTCTGTCGTGATCGAGGGGCCGGAAGGCACCATCAGCGATGGCCCCGCAGAATGGCGCCGCGCGATCGCGGCTGCACTGCGCCTATGA
- a CDS encoding FliI/YscN family ATPase has product MIAELQLDLARMRATPVARGPVLTGRVVTCDGGLIEVAGLPLPVGSLGLIENDAGAECLAEVIGFRAGHSLMMLLGDAMLLRPQARVRALGAPGEVRVGEALLGRAVDALGDPIDGGPRLDLPNVWPLAGKREGALERASVEHPFDCGVRAINALATMGVGQRLGIMAGSGVGKSVLVDTIAGHAVADVTVVALIGERAREVSDFVNRHMAGHRRGGIVVVAVPADHAPNLRLRAAQYASAIAEYFRAQGKRVLLILDSLTRVAHAARELALVLGEPGAARGYPPSALAAITRLVERAGNSARTGGAVTGVYTVLADGDDANDPVVDTARAILDGHIVLSRELAQRGHYPAIDVPASLSRVMDDLVPPDLAAAARHLRALIAARESGRDLVMMGAYRAGGDPLLDEALALSGPIDAFLTQARGAAEALGPSHAALAALMAQNHA; this is encoded by the coding sequence ATGATCGCCGAACTCCAGCTCGATCTGGCGCGGATGCGCGCTACCCCTGTGGCGCGCGGCCCGGTGCTGACCGGGCGCGTGGTGACCTGCGATGGCGGGCTCATCGAGGTTGCGGGCCTGCCGCTGCCGGTCGGCTCGCTCGGGCTGATCGAGAATGATGCGGGCGCGGAATGCCTTGCCGAGGTGATCGGCTTTCGTGCCGGCCACTCGCTTATGATGCTGCTCGGCGATGCCATGCTGCTGCGCCCGCAGGCGCGGGTGCGGGCGCTGGGCGCTCCCGGCGAGGTGCGCGTGGGCGAGGCGCTGCTCGGCCGCGCGGTCGATGCGCTGGGCGATCCGATCGACGGCGGCCCGCGGCTGGACCTGCCCAATGTCTGGCCGCTGGCGGGCAAGCGCGAAGGGGCGCTGGAGCGCGCCAGTGTCGAGCATCCCTTCGACTGCGGCGTGCGCGCGATCAATGCGCTGGCCACCATGGGCGTCGGCCAAAGGCTCGGGATCATGGCGGGATCGGGCGTCGGCAAATCGGTGCTGGTCGATACCATCGCAGGCCACGCGGTTGCCGATGTCACCGTGGTCGCCCTGATCGGGGAGCGGGCGCGCGAGGTGTCCGATTTCGTGAACCGGCATATGGCAGGCCACCGGCGCGGCGGAATCGTGGTGGTGGCAGTGCCCGCCGATCACGCTCCCAACCTGCGGCTGCGCGCCGCGCAATATGCCAGCGCGATTGCCGAATATTTCCGCGCGCAGGGCAAGCGCGTGCTGCTGATCCTCGACAGCCTCACCCGCGTCGCCCACGCCGCGCGGGAGCTGGCGCTGGTGCTGGGCGAACCCGGCGCGGCGCGGGGCTATCCGCCATCCGCGCTCGCCGCGATCACGCGGCTGGTCGAGCGCGCGGGCAATTCCGCACGCACTGGCGGGGCGGTGACGGGGGTTTACACCGTGCTCGCTGACGGAGACGATGCCAACGACCCGGTGGTCGACACCGCGCGGGCTATTCTGGACGGGCACATCGTCCTTTCGCGGGAATTGGCGCAGCGCGGGCATTATCCGGCGATTGACGTGCCCGCCTCGCTCAGCCGGGTGATGGACGATCTCGTCCCACCCGATCTTGCCGCTGCCGCACGGCACCTGCGCGCGCTGATCGCCGCGCGCGAGAGCGGGCGCGATCTGGTGATGATGGGCGCCTATCGTGCAGGGGGCGACCCGCTGCTTGACGAGGCGCTGGCGCTGAGCGGGCCGATCGACGCTTTCCTGACGCAGGCACGCGGCGCTGCCGAGGCGCTTGGCCCCAGCCACGCCGCGCTCGCCGCGCTGATGGCGCAGAACCATGCGTGA
- the fliL gene encoding flagellar basal body-associated protein FliL, which yields MAKGKDKSEHSGEGGKSGKGGVIKVAIGAVLLLGLGAGGAYGAFAMGLIGETGEHVPDEPKFVLKTEADPYAAPGDDKDKDAAATVYGEGGSKYRTAYYSFSDTFTSNLADSPGLVQVELAVSTRRDGRVLQWVKTHELAIRSAILAQLAATTEAEAYDVEGKKRLAERLTKAVNKVLEENEGFGGVDAVHFRGFLVQ from the coding sequence ATGGCCAAGGGCAAGGACAAGTCCGAACATTCGGGTGAAGGCGGCAAGTCCGGCAAGGGCGGCGTGATCAAGGTCGCGATCGGCGCTGTGCTGCTGCTCGGGCTCGGCGCGGGCGGTGCCTATGGCGCCTTTGCCATGGGCCTGATCGGCGAAACCGGCGAGCATGTGCCCGACGAGCCCAAATTCGTCCTCAAGACCGAGGCCGACCCCTATGCCGCGCCCGGCGATGACAAAGACAAGGACGCGGCCGCCACCGTCTATGGCGAAGGTGGCAGCAAGTATCGCACCGCCTATTACTCATTCTCCGACACCTTCACCTCCAACCTCGCGGATTCGCCGGGGTTGGTGCAGGTCGAGCTGGCGGTCTCCACCCGCCGCGATGGCCGCGTGCTGCAATGGGTCAAGACCCATGAACTGGCGATCCGGTCCGCGATCCTCGCCCAGCTTGCCGCGACAACCGAGGCCGAGGCCTATGATGTCGAAGGCAAGAAGCGCCTCGCCGAGCGGCTGACCAAGGCGGTCAACAAGGTGCTTGAGGAGAACGAGGGCTTTGGCGGGGTCGATGCCGTGCACTTCCGCGGGTTCCTGGTCCAATGA
- a CDS encoding FliM/FliN family flagellar motor C-terminal domain-containing protein, protein MRMGHAFAPVRAAAVHCPELTSRGPRPEESAALMAAWRRDLSRLLADDLSGLLSGDRLDVSISEPERLSGADALRRIGQIAANSLLRCGASGETALLSFDFATAIALTDRSFGGDGRIGGGLPELLPRSAALLVEETATMIADAITRASFGDMPPPSGMATRGEVIVRSESAARLKPFALEAETLIFTLDIANRQGCTWRASLVVATERMARLLPGGGRRPRSRTPRTSASGMAAPFATMPLPLHVVLAEFDLSLTRLQSLAPGDTIPLAMGRQVPLMVGEAVLAHGSVGTAEDRMAIRLTRFPNSAPASAEGVAP, encoded by the coding sequence ATGAGGATGGGACACGCCTTTGCGCCCGTCCGCGCGGCGGCGGTGCACTGCCCCGAGCTGACATCCCGTGGCCCGCGCCCCGAAGAAAGCGCTGCGCTGATGGCGGCATGGCGGCGCGATCTGTCGCGGCTGCTGGCCGATGATCTGTCCGGGCTTTTGTCCGGCGACCGGCTCGATGTCAGCATTTCGGAACCCGAGCGGCTGAGTGGTGCGGATGCGCTGCGCCGGATCGGCCAGATTGCTGCCAACTCGCTGCTGCGTTGCGGCGCGAGCGGGGAGACCGCGCTGCTCAGCTTCGATTTCGCCACAGCCATCGCGCTGACCGACCGGTCGTTCGGCGGGGACGGGCGGATCGGCGGTGGCCTGCCCGAACTGCTCCCGCGGTCAGCCGCGCTGCTGGTCGAGGAAACCGCGACGATGATTGCCGATGCGATCACCCGCGCCAGCTTTGGCGACATGCCGCCGCCCAGCGGGATGGCCACGCGCGGCGAGGTGATCGTGCGCAGCGAAAGCGCGGCGCGGCTCAAACCCTTCGCGCTGGAAGCCGAAACGCTGATTTTCACGCTCGATATCGCCAACCGGCAGGGCTGCACCTGGCGTGCCAGCCTGGTGGTGGCGACCGAGCGGATGGCGCGTCTGCTGCCCGGTGGCGGCCGCCGTCCACGCAGCCGCACGCCGCGCACATCGGCGAGCGGCATGGCCGCGCCCTTTGCCACAATGCCGCTGCCGCTCCACGTGGTGCTGGCCGAATTCGATCTCTCGCTGACCCGGCTCCAGAGCCTTGCGCCCGGTGACACGATCCCGCTGGCGATGGGCCGGCAGGTGCCACTGATGGTGGGCGAGGCCGTGCTGGCCCACGGCTCTGTCGGCACCGCCGAGGACCGCATGGCGATCCGCCTGACCCGTTTCCCCAATTCCGCCCCCGCTTCTGCCGAAGGTGTCGCACCATGA
- a CDS encoding FliM/FliN family flagellar motor switch protein, which produces MTAYQPAAFSRFGDVSVRLSVELGRTEMPLRDVLMLGEGSTVTLDRLTDELLDVTANGRVIARGEVVAEKGRFALRIVSLVGEDGQDVPSAPDDAPADEAVPAADAL; this is translated from the coding sequence ATGACCGCTTACCAACCCGCTGCTTTCTCCCGCTTCGGCGATGTCTCCGTGCGCCTCTCGGTCGAGCTTGGCCGCACCGAAATGCCGCTGCGCGATGTGCTGATGCTGGGCGAGGGGAGCACCGTGACGCTCGACCGGCTGACTGACGAATTGCTCGATGTGACCGCCAATGGCCGCGTCATCGCGCGCGGCGAGGTGGTGGCGGAGAAGGGGCGCTTTGCGCTCCGCATCGTCAGCCTTGTCGGCGAGGACGGGCAGGATGTGCCGTCCGCGCCGGATGATGCGCCCGCCGACGAGGCGGTGCCTGCCGCCGACGCGCTGTAA
- a CDS encoding flagellar biosynthetic protein FliO — protein sequence MLEYLLRLALLLPLLGGLIWGSLWLTRWLQTRLHGAPGAAGGARQLQLIETSLIAPGMKLAVVRFHDREILLGCTRQGMVRLGEAPAAVVTLPENA from the coding sequence ATGCTCGAATATCTCTTGCGCCTTGCGCTGCTGCTGCCGCTGCTCGGCGGGCTGATCTGGGGGAGCCTGTGGCTGACCCGCTGGCTCCAGACGCGTCTGCACGGCGCGCCCGGAGCGGCGGGCGGCGCTCGCCAGCTCCAGCTGATCGAGACGAGCCTGATCGCGCCGGGAATGAAGCTCGCCGTGGTGCGCTTCCATGATCGCGAGATCCTGCTGGGCTGCACCCGGCAGGGCATGGTCCGGCTGGGCGAAGCGCCTGCTGCCGTTGTGACGCTGCCGGAGAACGCCTGA
- the fliP gene encoding flagellar type III secretion system pore protein FliP (The bacterial flagellar biogenesis protein FliP forms a type III secretion system (T3SS)-type pore required for flagellar assembly.): MHRHPILRAAFICLAALTMFFAAPDIAQAAAPAAMPVPDPVTAGVGTAIERALGDQGAGDDSPLSLSLQLLVVMGLLTILPALVLMMTSFLRILVVLAILRQALGLQGSPPGQVLAGLALFLSLFVMAPTLDLVNANAIAPYAAGSLGADAAIGKAGEAFHAFMLAQTREANLIMFTDIAGGGAFQNGAEVPFSILLPAFVTSELETAFQIGFMIFLPFLVIDLVVASVLMSLGMMMLSPTIISLPFKLLLFVLVDGWALLMGSLALSFA, translated from the coding sequence ATGCATCGCCATCCGATCTTGCGCGCGGCCTTCATTTGCCTTGCCGCGTTAACCATGTTTTTCGCCGCGCCCGACATCGCGCAGGCCGCCGCGCCTGCGGCCATGCCTGTCCCCGATCCGGTTACGGCGGGCGTCGGTACGGCGATCGAGCGGGCGTTGGGCGATCAGGGTGCTGGCGATGACAGCCCGTTGAGCCTCTCGCTCCAGCTGCTGGTGGTGATGGGCCTGCTGACCATCCTGCCCGCGCTGGTGCTGATGATGACGAGCTTCCTGCGCATTCTGGTGGTGCTGGCGATCCTGCGGCAGGCGCTCGGCCTGCAAGGCTCCCCGCCGGGACAGGTGCTCGCCGGACTGGCGCTGTTCCTCTCGCTGTTCGTGATGGCGCCGACGCTCGATCTGGTGAACGCCAACGCCATCGCCCCCTATGCCGCCGGGAGCCTTGGCGCCGATGCCGCAATCGGCAAGGCGGGCGAGGCGTTCCACGCCTTCATGCTCGCCCAGACGCGCGAGGCGAACCTGATCATGTTCACCGACATTGCCGGCGGAGGGGCGTTCCAGAATGGCGCCGAGGTGCCTTTCTCGATCCTGCTGCCCGCCTTCGTGACGAGCGAACTGGAGACCGCCTTCCAGATTGGCTTCATGATCTTCCTGCCCTTCCTCGTCATCGATCTGGTGGTTGCGAGCGTGCTGATGAGCCTCGGCATGATGATGCTGAGCCCGACGATCATCTCGCTGCCCTTCAAGCTGCTGTTGTTCGTGCTGGTCGATGGCTGGGCGTTGCTGATGGGGTCGCTGGCCCTGAGTTTTGCCTGA
- a CDS encoding flagellar biosynthetic protein FliQ encodes MQEDAALLALADQTLWVTALIAGPVLIATLVVGLVVGIIQAATSVNEQTLSFIPKLAITALVFVVLGAAMMGLLADFTREIMAQVADLSA; translated from the coding sequence ATGCAGGAAGATGCTGCCCTCCTCGCGCTCGCGGATCAGACGCTGTGGGTGACCGCGCTGATCGCCGGGCCGGTGCTGATCGCGACACTGGTGGTGGGTCTGGTGGTCGGGATCATCCAGGCCGCCACCTCGGTCAACGAACAGACATTGAGCTTCATCCCCAAGCTCGCGATCACCGCGCTGGTCTTTGTCGTGCTGGGCGCGGCGATGATGGGACTGCTGGCGGACTTCACCCGCGAGATCATGGCGCAGGTCGCCGACCTGTCAGCCTGA
- a CDS encoding flagellar biosynthetic protein FliR: protein MNVLDFGFGSIEAQLWQIMFLSIRCGAALMAAPMIGGTAVPPQLRILLSLVLGYFIAAWVPLPPAPAMMSIAAVLAVLQEVAVGLMLGFVLQLAFAIPLIAAEQISGTMGLAIATSIDPASGAQSGALGTFFGLVLSLLFYATGAHLLWFELLIESYRLLPAGSFAFGAWRAQSVVMFMGYGLATAAAIALPVVLVLLLVQIVTGLIARSAPSLNLFALGLPAGVLAGIAAMIIALPVMVGQMRGVIEATLEQSSALIAGEAP from the coding sequence ATGAACGTCCTCGACTTCGGCTTCGGCAGCATCGAGGCGCAGCTGTGGCAGATCATGTTCCTGTCGATCCGTTGCGGGGCCGCGCTGATGGCCGCGCCGATGATCGGGGGGACGGCGGTGCCGCCGCAATTGCGGATACTCCTGTCACTGGTGCTCGGATATTTCATCGCCGCCTGGGTGCCGCTCCCTCCCGCGCCCGCGATGATGAGCATCGCCGCCGTGCTGGCTGTGCTGCAAGAGGTTGCGGTGGGCCTGATGCTGGGCTTCGTCCTGCAACTCGCCTTCGCCATCCCCCTGATCGCCGCCGAGCAGATTTCGGGCACCATGGGCCTTGCCATCGCCACTTCGATCGACCCGGCGAGCGGCGCGCAATCGGGGGCGCTCGGCACCTTTTTCGGCCTTGTCCTCAGTCTGCTGTTCTACGCCACCGGGGCGCATCTGCTGTGGTTTGAACTGCTGATCGAAAGCTACCGCCTGCTGCCCGCCGGGAGCTTCGCTTTCGGCGCGTGGCGCGCGCAAAGTGTGGTGATGTTTATGGGTTATGGTCTCGCCACCGCTGCCGCGATTGCGCTGCCGGTGGTGCTGGTTCTGCTGCTGGTGCAGATCGTCACCGGCCTGATCGCCCGCTCCGCGCCGTCATTGAACCTGTTTGCGCTGGGGCTTCCGGCGGGCGTGCTGGCTGGCATTGCCGCCATGATCATCGCGCTGCCCGTGATGGTCGGGCAGATGCGCGGCGTGATCGAGGCGACGCTCGAGCAATCTTCTGCCCTGATCGCGGGGGAGGCCCCGTAA